One Dokdonia sp. Dokd-P16 genomic window carries:
- the aceB gene encoding malate synthase A, with protein sequence MAPEINQHALSFSNQVKSYYSEILTDDALDFIKALHENFNAKRLELLRAREQQQLLFDQAHKPVFPLETQEIREGEWTAGEIPQDLQDRRVEITGPTDRKMVINALNSGAKTFMADLEDSTAPTWRNVMEGQINLRDAVNKTISYHHRTKDKKYTLNDAVATLLVRPRGWHLNEKHVLVDGVEVSGSLLDFGLYFFTNVRQLLENGTGPYFYLAKLEHYKEARLWNQVFKFSQEYLNIPEGTIKCTVLIETITASHQLDEIIYELKDHIVGLNCGRWDYIFSYIKKFRNDPDFLVPNRDQVGMTAPFMDAYSKLVIQRCHKRGILAIGGMAAQVPIKNDPSANQAALEKVRKDKEREVINGHDGTWVAHPALVQIAMDEFDKHMPTANQLHITRDDVVVTADDLVAIPAGTVTEAGVRKNINVGILYLNAWLSGQGAVALYHLMEDAATAEISRTQIWHWIKNKAVLDDGKAFTKEYFNELFDEEVEKIITEVSSHKIKETQFENAFNLFKELVLAEDFEEFLTTPAYKFL encoded by the coding sequence ATGGCTCCTGAAATAAACCAACATGCACTAAGCTTTAGCAACCAAGTAAAAAGCTATTATTCAGAAATACTAACTGATGATGCATTAGACTTCATTAAGGCACTTCATGAAAATTTTAATGCCAAACGTTTAGAATTATTACGTGCTAGAGAGCAACAGCAGCTATTGTTCGATCAAGCTCATAAGCCTGTCTTTCCTTTAGAAACACAAGAAATAAGAGAGGGTGAGTGGACTGCGGGAGAAATTCCTCAAGATTTGCAAGATAGAAGGGTGGAGATTACAGGGCCTACAGATCGTAAGATGGTTATTAACGCACTTAACTCTGGTGCAAAAACATTTATGGCAGACCTAGAAGATAGTACTGCGCCTACATGGAGAAATGTGATGGAAGGTCAGATTAACTTGCGAGATGCTGTAAATAAAACGATATCATATCATCACCGTACTAAGGATAAAAAATATACACTCAATGATGCTGTTGCTACATTACTGGTAAGGCCAAGAGGGTGGCATTTGAATGAAAAACATGTTCTTGTTGATGGCGTAGAAGTGTCTGGGTCTTTGTTAGATTTCGGATTGTATTTCTTTACAAACGTACGTCAGTTGTTAGAAAATGGTACAGGACCCTATTTCTACCTAGCAAAGCTTGAGCATTACAAGGAAGCGAGACTATGGAATCAGGTTTTTAAATTTTCTCAAGAGTATTTAAATATTCCTGAGGGAACGATTAAATGTACTGTACTAATCGAGACAATCACGGCAAGCCATCAGTTGGATGAAATTATATATGAGTTAAAAGATCATATCGTAGGTCTTAATTGCGGTCGCTGGGATTATATATTCTCGTATATCAAGAAGTTTAGAAATGATCCTGATTTCTTAGTTCCTAACAGGGATCAAGTTGGAATGACGGCACCTTTTATGGACGCATATTCTAAGTTGGTAATACAAAGATGTCACAAACGCGGAATCCTAGCAATAGGAGGTATGGCAGCACAAGTGCCTATTAAAAATGATCCTTCGGCAAACCAAGCAGCTTTAGAAAAAGTAAGAAAAGACAAAGAACGCGAGGTTATAAATGGACACGATGGTACATGGGTTGCTCATCCAGCACTTGTTCAAATTGCGATGGATGAGTTTGATAAACATATGCCTACAGCAAATCAACTGCACATTACAAGAGATGATGTTGTGGTAACAGCAGATGACCTAGTTGCAATTCCTGCGGGCACGGTCACAGAAGCTGGAGTGCGTAAAAATATTAATGTTGGGATACTATATCTCAACGCATGGTTAAGTGGTCAAGGTGCGGTAGCTCTCTATCACTTAATGGAGGACGCTGCTACTGCCGAAATCTCTAGAACACAAATTTGGCATTGGATAAAAAACAAAGCAGTGCTGGATGATGGAAAAGCATTTACAAAAGAATACTTCAATGAGCTTTTTGATGAAGAAGTTGAAAAAATCATTACTGAAGTGAGTTCTCATAAAATAAAAGAAACTCAATTTGAGAATGCATTTAATCTTTTTAAAGAGCTGGTTCTAGCAGAAGACTTTGAAGAGTTCTTAACCACGCCAGCTTATAAATTTCTTTAG
- a CDS encoding isocitrate lyase: protein MSNYNSALEVVRSLKAKHGNSWSAISPENTARMAVQNRFKTGLDIARYTASIMRKDMEEYDANPMSYTQSLGCWHGFVAQQKMIAVKKHHGTTNKKYLYLSGWMVAALRSELGPLPDQSMHEKTAVPKLIEEIYTFLRQADAVELNDLFRRLDAGEDVQDQIDNYETHIVPIIADIDAGFGNEEATYLLAKKMIEAGACALQIENQVSDAKQCGHQDGKVTVPHEDFIAKLNALRYAFLELGVDEGVIVARTDSEGAGLTQKLPVSQEPGDLASQYLAFVEAEEVDINSANEDDVLLKRNGKLVRPVRLPNGLYKFKSGSNIDRVVLDCITSLQNGADLLWIETPTPNVKQIAHMVNRVRAVEPSAKLVYNNSPSFNWTLNFRNQAYDEMVEEGENMTAYDRNNLMDAAYDQTELSHRADEKIKTFQRDGALEAGIFHHLITLPTYHTTALHMNNLTEGYFGEQGMLAYVKDVQRQEIRNGVSCVKHQRMAGSDLGDDHKTFYAGDKALKAGGANNTSNQFQEKKTVLNNNPVLTA, encoded by the coding sequence ATGTCAAACTACAATTCGGCTCTTGAAGTTGTTAGATCACTTAAAGCAAAGCATGGAAACTCTTGGAGTGCCATAAGTCCAGAAAATACAGCTCGTATGGCTGTTCAAAATAGATTTAAAACAGGCCTTGACATTGCAAGATATACTGCGAGTATAATGCGCAAGGATATGGAAGAGTACGATGCAAATCCTATGAGTTATACTCAGTCTCTAGGGTGCTGGCACGGGTTTGTGGCACAGCAAAAAATGATTGCAGTAAAGAAACATCATGGTACTACAAATAAAAAATACCTATACCTTTCTGGGTGGATGGTTGCCGCTTTACGTTCAGAGTTAGGTCCTTTGCCAGATCAATCTATGCATGAAAAGACTGCTGTGCCAAAATTAATTGAAGAAATTTATACATTCTTACGTCAGGCAGATGCCGTAGAACTCAATGATTTGTTTCGTCGTCTTGATGCCGGTGAGGATGTGCAAGATCAAATTGATAATTATGAAACGCATATAGTTCCAATTATCGCAGATATAGACGCAGGTTTTGGAAATGAAGAGGCTACTTATTTGCTAGCAAAGAAAATGATAGAAGCTGGAGCATGCGCACTGCAGATAGAAAACCAAGTTTCTGATGCAAAGCAGTGCGGTCACCAGGATGGTAAAGTGACCGTTCCTCATGAGGATTTTATTGCAAAACTTAACGCACTTCGTTATGCCTTTTTAGAGCTAGGGGTAGATGAGGGTGTTATTGTAGCTAGAACAGATTCTGAGGGTGCAGGTCTTACCCAGAAATTACCTGTAAGCCAAGAGCCAGGAGATCTCGCTTCTCAATATCTCGCTTTTGTAGAGGCAGAAGAAGTAGACATAAATAGCGCAAATGAAGATGATGTGCTTCTTAAAAGAAATGGAAAACTCGTGCGCCCAGTAAGATTGCCTAATGGTCTTTACAAGTTTAAGAGCGGTTCAAACATAGATAGAGTGGTGCTAGATTGTATTACGAGTTTGCAAAACGGTGCAGACCTATTATGGATAGAAACGCCTACGCCTAATGTGAAGCAAATCGCTCATATGGTAAATAGAGTAAGGGCAGTAGAGCCTAGTGCAAAACTAGTTTATAATAACTCTCCTTCTTTTAACTGGACACTTAACTTTAGAAATCAAGCGTATGATGAGATGGTAGAGGAAGGTGAAAATATGACTGCATATGATCGTAATAATCTAATGGATGCAGCTTATGATCAGACGGAATTGTCTCATAGAGCAGATGAGAAAATTAAAACATTCCAAAGAGATGGGGCACTTGAAGCAGGAATATTCCACCACCTCATTACATTGCCTACCTATCATACTACTGCACTGCATATGAATAATCTTACAGAAGGTTATTTTGGAGAGCAAGGGATGCTGGCTTATGTGAAAGATGTACAAAGACAAGAGATACGCAATGGAGTTTCTTGTGTAAAACACCAGAGAATGGCGGGTTCTGATCTAGGAGATGATCACAAAACATTTTATGCAGGAGATAAAGCTTTAAAGGCTGGAGGAGCAAATAATACTAGTAATCAATTTCAAGAGAAGAAAACGGTATTAAATAATAATCCTGTTTTGACAGCGTAG
- a CDS encoding pyridoxal-phosphate-dependent aminotransferase family protein: MKSRKLLMIPGPIEFEPDVLQAMAVPTASHVAPNFIEVFGNSLDMMREVWNAPSGQPFVVAGSGTLAMDMAAANLIEKGDAALVVSSGYFGERFKDILETYGADTTILSAKIGEVVSLAEIEAAFKTKKYKVVTFTHVDTSTGVMVQPEPLCKLAKKYNVLTILDGVCSVAGQEILQDAWGVDVVLTGSQKAIGVPPGLALLVASQKAIEVWKNRKTPVQNYYASWNNWLPIMTAYEERRPSYFGTPPVNLILALEKSLQLICSEGMVARINRHERLASAFRAAIRSLNLDILPKTEEIAASTLTAVYYPEGLDGAALRANMTQDDVIVAGGLLSEIKANYFRVGHMGSVSANDLLCVLGALERSLSALNYSFESGVSLKVFQDRLD, translated from the coding sequence ATGAAAAGCAGAAAACTACTGATGATCCCTGGTCCAATAGAATTTGAACCAGATGTGTTACAAGCGATGGCAGTTCCTACTGCGAGTCATGTTGCACCAAATTTTATAGAGGTTTTTGGGAATAGTCTAGATATGATGCGTGAAGTGTGGAATGCTCCGAGTGGACAGCCTTTTGTAGTGGCAGGGAGTGGTACGCTTGCGATGGATATGGCAGCTGCAAATCTAATAGAAAAAGGAGATGCTGCGTTAGTTGTTTCTTCTGGTTATTTTGGAGAACGTTTTAAAGATATATTGGAAACCTATGGCGCAGATACGACCATATTAAGTGCGAAAATAGGCGAGGTTGTGTCTTTAGCGGAGATAGAAGCGGCTTTTAAAACAAAAAAATATAAGGTAGTTACCTTCACGCATGTAGATACATCTACAGGTGTCATGGTTCAACCTGAGCCTCTGTGTAAACTTGCAAAGAAATATAATGTACTCACCATACTTGATGGAGTATGCTCTGTAGCTGGTCAAGAAATCTTGCAAGATGCATGGGGTGTAGATGTTGTTCTTACTGGTTCTCAAAAGGCAATAGGTGTGCCGCCAGGACTAGCATTACTAGTAGCATCTCAAAAAGCAATAGAAGTGTGGAAAAACCGAAAAACACCTGTTCAGAATTATTATGCATCTTGGAATAACTGGTTGCCCATCATGACAGCATATGAGGAAAGGCGTCCATCTTATTTTGGTACGCCACCCGTTAACTTAATTCTTGCACTTGAAAAAAGTCTGCAATTAATTTGTAGTGAAGGAATGGTCGCAAGAATAAATAGGCATGAGCGCCTTGCTAGTGCTTTTAGGGCTGCAATCCGTTCTTTGAATTTAGATATATTACCAAAAACAGAGGAGATTGCTGCGAGTACGCTTACTGCAGTTTACTATCCAGAGGGTCTTGATGGGGCTGCTTTGAGAGCAAATATGACGCAAGATGATGTGATTGTGGCAGGAGGCTTGCTCTCAGAAATCAAAGCCAATTACTTTAGAGTAGGGCACATGGGCTCTGTGTCGGCAAATGATCTGCTTTGTGTTCTAGGTGCTTTAGAGCGCTCCTTATCTGCATTAAATTATTCTTTTGAATCTGGGGTGAGCTTAAAAGTTTTTCAAGATCGCTTGGATTAA
- the rlmN gene encoding 23S rRNA (adenine(2503)-C(2))-methyltransferase RlmN produces the protein MKTDKRDIRKLSKEELRDFFVAQGDKSFRGNQVYEWLWQKGAHDFIDMTNLSKDTRILLDENFVINHIRVDQMQRSSDGTIKNGVELHDGLMVESVLIPTKNRTTACVSSQVGCSLNCKFCATARLKRMRNLNPDEIVDQVVVIDRQSRLYHDKPLSNIVFMGMGEPLMNYNNVIKAIDKITDPEGLGMSPKRITVSTSGVPKIIKKMADDEVKFNLAVSLHSALDDVRTEIMPFNEQMPLADLKEALIYWYQKTGKRITYEYVVWDGINDRQIDIMALLDFCKAVPSKVNIIEYNPIDDGQFQQANPEAIDRYVSVLEANGVTVTVRRSRGKDIDAACGQLANKQ, from the coding sequence GTGAAAACAGATAAGAGAGACATACGTAAATTAAGTAAGGAAGAGCTTAGAGATTTTTTTGTAGCTCAAGGCGATAAATCCTTCCGCGGAAATCAGGTATATGAATGGCTGTGGCAAAAAGGCGCACACGACTTTATAGATATGACAAACCTGTCTAAGGATACTCGTATACTGCTGGATGAGAACTTTGTGATTAATCACATCCGTGTTGATCAAATGCAACGCAGTAGTGATGGCACCATAAAAAATGGAGTAGAGTTACACGATGGTCTCATGGTGGAGTCTGTATTGATTCCTACAAAAAATAGAACGACCGCTTGCGTTTCATCACAAGTGGGCTGCAGTCTTAACTGTAAGTTTTGTGCTACCGCACGTTTAAAACGTATGCGTAATCTCAATCCAGATGAGATTGTAGATCAAGTTGTAGTAATAGATAGGCAAAGTAGGCTTTACCACGACAAGCCACTCTCTAATATTGTCTTTATGGGAATGGGAGAACCATTAATGAACTACAATAATGTCATTAAGGCGATTGATAAAATTACAGATCCAGAAGGATTAGGGATGTCTCCTAAGCGCATTACGGTTTCTACCTCTGGAGTGCCTAAGATTATTAAGAAAATGGCAGACGATGAGGTTAAGTTTAACCTCGCCGTTTCACTACATTCTGCACTTGATGATGTGCGTACAGAGATTATGCCTTTTAATGAGCAAATGCCACTTGCAGATCTTAAAGAGGCGCTTATTTACTGGTATCAAAAAACAGGAAAACGTATAACCTATGAATACGTGGTATGGGATGGTATTAATGATCGCCAGATAGATATTATGGCGTTGCTGGACTTTTGTAAAGCAGTACCTAGCAAAGTAAATATCATTGAGTATAACCCTATTGATGATGGTCAGTTTCAGCAAGCAAATCCTGAAGCAATAGACCGTTATGTGTCGGTTCTAGAAGCAAATGGTGTGACAGTGACCGTGCGCAGATCAAGAGGAAAAGATATCGATGCAGCCTGCGGACAACTAGCTAATAAGCAATAG
- a CDS encoding T9SS-dependent choice-of-anchor J family protein: MKKITLIAALIVAFSMNSQNTLLDEGFDDVTTLTDYTVVNVSDDPNLDILQGSTAVFDSFDGDPTAFLGLNFNATGGSVIDLYVITPELNLSNGDELTFYTRTATASSFPDRLEVRLDTDASGTAPTSSDNGSYTELLLEINPTLTIGGYPEDWEQQVVTISGLPDGGLVTKVAFRYWVTDGGPLGSNSNYIGIDRLVVDAALSTEDILSNDLNVFVDSKQLKINSSESLTEIKLFNLLGQNVKTVPLEGNFNTVDLSLIPTGLYVSQISSANATTSLKILNK, encoded by the coding sequence ATGAAAAAAATTACTCTTATCGCTGCATTAATTGTGGCATTTTCTATGAACTCTCAAAACACTTTGCTAGACGAAGGCTTTGATGATGTTACAACACTTACAGACTATACAGTTGTAAATGTAAGTGATGATCCTAATTTAGATATTCTGCAAGGCAGTACAGCCGTATTTGACTCATTTGACGGAGATCCTACAGCATTTTTAGGTTTAAATTTTAATGCCACAGGAGGCTCTGTGATTGATTTGTATGTAATCACCCCAGAATTAAACCTGAGTAATGGCGACGAATTAACTTTTTACACTAGAACTGCAACTGCCAGTAGTTTCCCTGATCGCCTTGAAGTTCGCTTAGATACAGATGCATCAGGTACAGCTCCTACGTCCTCAGATAATGGCTCTTATACTGAGTTATTACTAGAAATAAACCCTACACTAACAATTGGTGGATACCCAGAAGATTGGGAGCAGCAAGTAGTTACTATTTCAGGACTTCCTGATGGAGGTTTAGTCACTAAAGTTGCTTTTAGATATTGGGTTACCGACGGAGGACCATTAGGAAGTAATTCAAACTATATTGGAATAGACAGATTGGTTGTCGATGCGGCTCTTTCTACAGAGGACATTTTGAGTAATGATCTTAATGTTTTTGTTGATTCTAAACAATTAAAAATTAATTCTTCAGAATCACTTACAGAAATTAAACTATTCAATCTTCTAGGTCAAAATGTCAAAACAGTACCTTTAGAAGGTAATTTTAATACTGTTGACCTAAGTCTAATACCTACGGGTCTTTATGTTTCTCAAATAAGTTCTGCTAATGCCACAACTTCATTAAAAATTCTCAACAAATAA
- a CDS encoding polyprenyl synthetase family protein: MKIVAQIKEPIAYEMELFEEKFSLSMRSKVALLNRITHYIVNRKGKQMRPMFVFLTAKMMNNGEVNDRTYRGASVIELIHTASLVHDDVVDDSNIRRGFFSLNALWKNKIAVLVGDFLFSKGLLLSIDNGDTDLLQIISVAVREISEGELLQIEKARKLDITEELYYEIIRQKTATLIAACCAMGACAVHAKDKEVKRMHKFGELIGMAFQIKDDLFDYGTAKIGKPTGIDIKEQKMTLPLIYVLNTVSKKDKNWLINSIKNKNTDKKRVNEVIAFVRDNGGLEYAVTKMKALQQEALEILMTYPKSVYRDSLELMVNYVIDRKK; the protein is encoded by the coding sequence ATGAAAATAGTAGCACAGATTAAAGAACCCATCGCTTATGAAATGGAGCTTTTTGAAGAAAAGTTTTCACTTTCTATGCGCTCTAAGGTGGCGCTTCTCAATCGTATCACACATTATATAGTAAACCGTAAGGGTAAGCAAATGCGACCTATGTTTGTCTTTCTCACCGCAAAGATGATGAACAACGGTGAGGTAAACGACCGCACCTATCGTGGGGCTTCGGTTATAGAATTAATCCATACTGCTAGTCTCGTACATGATGATGTAGTAGATGATAGTAACATACGCAGAGGTTTTTTCTCGCTTAATGCATTGTGGAAAAATAAGATTGCAGTACTTGTTGGAGATTTTTTATTCTCAAAGGGACTGTTGCTTTCTATAGATAATGGCGATACAGATTTATTGCAAATTATATCTGTAGCGGTGAGAGAAATCTCAGAAGGCGAATTACTCCAAATTGAGAAAGCCCGCAAGCTCGATATTACAGAAGAATTATACTACGAGATTATCCGTCAGAAAACAGCAACGCTCATTGCAGCTTGTTGTGCTATGGGAGCTTGTGCTGTCCATGCGAAGGATAAAGAAGTAAAGCGCATGCATAAATTTGGAGAGCTTATAGGTATGGCTTTTCAAATTAAAGATGACCTATTTGATTATGGTACTGCCAAAATAGGGAAACCTACAGGTATTGATATCAAAGAGCAAAAGATGACCTTACCACTCATTTATGTGCTGAATACGGTTTCTAAAAAAGATAAAAATTGGCTCATCAATAGCATCAAGAATAAGAATACAGACAAGAAGCGTGTAAATGAAGTAATTGCTTTTGTAAGAGATAACGGCGGCCTAGAGTATGCTGTTACAAAGATGAAGGCACTACAGCAAGAAGCCTTAGAAATCCTAATGACATATCCTAAGTCTGTGTACCGCGACTCTCTCGAGTTGATGGTGAATTATGTGATTGATAGAAAGAAGTAA
- the accD gene encoding acetyl-CoA carboxylase, carboxyltransferase subunit beta, producing the protein MAWFKRKEKGIHTATEDKKDTPKGLWYKSPTGKIVDTEELEKNFYISPEDGYHVRIGSNEYFEILFDDNKYKELDAKLTSKDPLKFEDKKKYVDRLAAAQEKTGLKDAIRTAVGKSKGADIVIACMDFSFIGGSMGSVVGEKIARAADYSLKNNIPFMIISKSGGARMMEAALSLMQLAKTSAKLAQLADAGIPYVSLCTDPTTGGTTASFAMLGDINISEPGALIGFAGPRIVRDTTGKELPDGFQTAEFLQEHGFLDFITPRQELKNKVNLYLDLIMNRAVRA; encoded by the coding sequence ATGGCTTGGTTCAAACGTAAAGAAAAAGGAATACACACTGCAACAGAGGACAAAAAAGATACTCCTAAAGGGCTGTGGTACAAATCACCTACTGGAAAAATAGTAGATACAGAAGAGCTAGAAAAGAACTTCTATATCTCACCAGAGGATGGATACCACGTACGAATAGGTAGTAATGAATATTTTGAAATCCTCTTTGATGATAATAAATATAAAGAGCTAGATGCCAAACTTACTTCTAAGGATCCTCTTAAGTTTGAGGATAAGAAAAAGTATGTAGATCGTCTCGCTGCTGCTCAAGAAAAAACAGGTCTTAAAGATGCCATTAGAACTGCCGTAGGTAAGTCTAAAGGTGCAGATATTGTAATAGCTTGTATGGACTTCAGCTTTATAGGTGGGTCTATGGGAAGTGTTGTAGGTGAAAAAATTGCACGTGCTGCAGATTATTCTCTTAAAAACAATATTCCTTTTATGATTATCTCTAAATCTGGAGGTGCTCGTATGATGGAAGCGGCATTGTCTCTTATGCAACTAGCAAAAACAAGTGCTAAGCTTGCACAACTTGCAGATGCAGGTATACCTTATGTGTCGCTTTGTACAGATCCTACTACTGGAGGTACTACGGCTTCATTTGCAATGCTAGGGGACATAAACATCTCTGAGCCTGGAGCACTTATAGGCTTTGCAGGACCACGTATTGTACGTGATACTACTGGAAAGGAACTACCAGATGGTTTCCAAACAGCAGAGTTCTTACAAGAACACGGTTTCTTAGACTTTATCACTCCGCGTCAAGAATTAAAGAACAAAGTAAATCTTTACTTAGATTTAATTATGAATCGAGCGGTTAGAGCTTAA